One genomic region from Gemmobacter aquarius encodes:
- the bhcD gene encoding iminosuccinate reductase BhcD — protein sequence MLIIPEALIAGLVSEVDALAAVSDCFASMARGGARNFPVVREALGQGRQYGFKSGIDVSGGMLGLKSGGYFPANMERGLTNHQSTVFLFDPDSGVPVAMVGGNLLTALRTAAASALSIDLLARRDAKVLGIVGAGHQAAFQLRAAARVRPWEKVIGWNLHPEMLPKLAAVAAGLGLPFEAVGLERMVDADAIITITSSPAASLMAAHVSAGTHLACMGTDTKGKQEVEAALLAKARVFTDEVAQSVMIGEAQHAVAAGLIEAGAITPLGDVVAGMQSGRQSDGEITLFDGTGVGLQDLAVAGMAVKRARERGLGFTVEV from the coding sequence ATGCTGATCATTCCCGAGGCGCTGATCGCCGGTCTTGTTTCGGAGGTCGACGCGCTGGCGGCGGTCTCTGACTGCTTTGCGTCGATGGCGCGGGGCGGGGCGCGGAACTTTCCGGTGGTGCGCGAGGCGCTGGGACAGGGGCGGCAATACGGGTTCAAATCGGGCATCGACGTTTCGGGCGGGATGCTGGGCCTGAAATCGGGCGGCTACTTTCCCGCCAACATGGAGCGCGGGCTGACGAACCATCAGTCGACCGTCTTCCTGTTCGATCCCGACAGCGGGGTTCCCGTGGCGATGGTCGGGGGAAACCTGCTCACCGCGCTGCGGACGGCGGCGGCTTCGGCCCTGTCGATCGACCTTTTGGCGCGGCGCGATGCCAAGGTGCTGGGCATTGTCGGCGCCGGGCATCAGGCGGCATTCCAACTGCGCGCGGCGGCGCGGGTGCGACCTTGGGAAAAGGTGATCGGCTGGAACCTGCATCCTGAAATGTTGCCGAAGCTGGCGGCGGTGGCGGCGGGTCTGGGCTTGCCCTTCGAAGCGGTCGGGCTGGAGCGGATGGTCGATGCGGATGCGATCATCACCATCACCTCGTCGCCTGCGGCGAGCCTGATGGCGGCGCACGTATCGGCGGGAACGCATCTGGCCTGCATGGGGACCGACACCAAGGGCAAGCAAGAGGTGGAAGCGGCACTGCTGGCAAAGGCACGGGTTTTCACCGACGAGGTGGCGCAATCGGTGATGATCGGGGAAGCGCAGCATGCGGTTGCAGCGGGCCTGATCGAGGCCGGTGCGATCACACCCTTGGGCGATGTCGTAGCGGGGATGCAGAGCGGGCGGCAGAGCGACGGCGAGATTACGCTGTTCGACGGCACGGGCGTCGGGTTGCAAGACCTTGCTGTTGCCGGAATGGCGGTGAAGCGTGCGCGGGAACGGGGCTTGGGCTTTACCGTCGAGGTGTAG